In one window of Dyella thiooxydans DNA:
- a CDS encoding DEAD/DEAH box helicase: protein MDTLLADFHPAVAAWFRGRFAAPTAAQAAAWPAIRRGEHTLVAAPTGSGKTLTAFLAAIDALVREGVAHGGALPDETRVVYVSPLKALSNDIQVNLEAPLEGIRAELEAAGLPEVAIRTAVRTGDTPQAARNLMRKHPPHILVTTPESLYILLGSASGREALKHVREVIVDEIHAVAASKRGAHLALSLERLEALCQRPLLRIGLSATQRPIESVARFLVGEGERAALAPLADDTAPNAAATPACTIIDIGHSRPRDLAIEVPPVPLEAVMSNDTWALVYDRLAALAEAHRTTLIFVNTRRMAERAARHLSERLGKELVAAHHGSLSREQRLDAEQRLKRGELRTLVATASLELGIDIGDVDLVCQLGSPRSIAAFLQRAGRSGHAVGGTPKARLFATSRDDLVECAALLDCVRRGELDTLVQPPQPLDVLAQQIVAEVACTEWDEDALYALVRRAHPYRALARKDFDAIVRMLADGFTTRRGARAAYLHRDAVHKQLRGRRGARLTAVTSGGTIPDTADYLVVLEPQATIVGTVNEDFAIESLAGDVFQLGNTSYRIQRVEPGKLRVEDAKGVPPNIPFWLGEAPGRSDELSFGVSRLREEINARLGEAPVGAHPVRDSFSAEHASERSRTGCAPTWLRDTLGLNESAAQQLADYLARAKAALGELPTQSTIVFERFFDESGGTQLVIHTPYGSRLNRAWGLALRKRFCRQFNFELQAAATEDAIVLSLSTSHSFPLIEVAHYLHSSSAEHVLTQALLDAPLFPTRWRWAAVTALALPRFAGGKKVPPQLQRMKSEDLLATVFPDQVACLENIVGEREVPDHPLVTQTLHDCLREAMDTDGLLALLRGMEEGRIKVIARDLAAPSPLASEVLTAAPYAFLDDAPLEERRTQAVQARRWGDVEDADDLGRLDPDAIAAVREEAWPQVRDADEMHDALTVLGGITDAEVAANAGWDAHLRALAKAHRATRLNLMPDAAIWVAAERLPLWQAVHPHATRQPAIDAPTEYTAQTWTPEDALRELLRGRLGGLGPTPVPPLAAALGVDTGDVELALIRLQSEGYVMQGHFSPDAPAIEWCERHLLARIHRYTLGRLRREIAPVSRRDFLRFLFDWQHVTPATRMSGPDALPAVLAQLEGYEAAAGAWEAELLPARLDDYGSRWLDEQCRAGRIGWSRLRPGGSGGGPVRATPIVLLPRRQMGVWAAVAERDDADAPALSSRAQAVADALRDEGALFFDELMAGTRLLRTELEDALGELVAAGRVTADSFAGLRALLLPAAKRDNPRHRRVRHQNMSTLEDAGRWALVRARAPREASDEAHRREQVEHVARTLLQRYGVVFWKLLEREAAWLPSWRELRHVYQRLEARGEIRGGRFVDGLVGEQFALPDAIPALRSIARREAAGELVVISGCDPLNLTGNVLAGERIPAVIGTRILFEDGVAVAAWVSGKVQWLVEGDGGKQLRWSEAVSVKGSASRGWPAETQSKHTSRARSGK from the coding sequence ATGGACACCCTGCTCGCCGACTTCCACCCCGCCGTCGCGGCCTGGTTCCGTGGCCGCTTCGCCGCGCCCACCGCGGCGCAGGCGGCGGCGTGGCCGGCGATCCGCCGTGGCGAGCACACCCTGGTCGCCGCGCCGACCGGTTCGGGCAAGACGCTGACCGCCTTCCTCGCCGCCATCGATGCGCTGGTGCGCGAGGGCGTGGCGCACGGCGGTGCGCTGCCGGACGAGACGCGGGTGGTCTACGTGTCGCCGCTGAAGGCGCTGTCGAACGACATCCAGGTCAACCTGGAGGCGCCGCTGGAAGGCATCCGCGCCGAGCTGGAAGCCGCCGGCCTGCCGGAGGTGGCGATCCGCACCGCGGTGCGCACCGGCGACACGCCGCAGGCCGCGCGCAACCTGATGCGCAAGCACCCGCCGCACATCCTGGTCACCACGCCGGAGTCGCTCTACATCCTGCTCGGCTCGGCCTCCGGCCGCGAGGCGCTGAAGCACGTGCGCGAGGTGATCGTCGACGAGATCCACGCCGTGGCGGCCAGCAAGCGCGGCGCGCACCTGGCGCTGAGCCTGGAACGGCTGGAAGCGCTGTGCCAGCGGCCGCTGCTGCGCATCGGCCTGTCCGCCACGCAGAGGCCGATCGAGTCGGTGGCACGTTTCCTGGTCGGCGAGGGCGAACGCGCCGCGCTGGCACCACTGGCCGACGACACCGCGCCGAACGCTGCAGCTACACCCGCCTGCACCATCATCGACATCGGCCACAGCCGCCCGCGCGACCTCGCCATCGAGGTGCCGCCGGTGCCGCTGGAAGCGGTGATGTCCAACGACACCTGGGCGCTGGTCTACGACCGCCTCGCCGCGCTGGCCGAGGCGCACCGCACCACGCTGATCTTCGTCAACACGCGGCGGATGGCCGAGCGCGCCGCGCGGCACCTGTCCGAGCGGTTGGGCAAGGAGCTGGTGGCCGCGCATCACGGCAGCCTGTCGCGCGAGCAGCGGCTGGACGCCGAGCAGCGGCTCAAGCGCGGCGAGCTGCGCACGCTGGTCGCCACCGCCTCGCTGGAACTGGGCATCGACATCGGCGACGTCGACCTGGTCTGCCAGCTCGGCTCGCCGCGCTCGATCGCCGCCTTCCTGCAGCGCGCCGGGCGCAGCGGCCATGCGGTCGGCGGCACGCCGAAGGCACGGCTGTTCGCCACCTCGCGCGACGACCTGGTGGAATGCGCGGCCCTGCTCGACTGCGTGCGCCGCGGCGAACTGGACACCCTGGTGCAGCCGCCGCAGCCGCTGGACGTGCTGGCGCAGCAGATCGTCGCCGAGGTCGCCTGCACCGAGTGGGACGAGGACGCGCTGTACGCGCTGGTGCGCCGCGCGCATCCGTACCGCGCGCTGGCGCGCAAGGATTTCGACGCCATCGTGCGCATGCTCGCCGACGGCTTCACCACCCGCCGCGGCGCGCGCGCCGCCTACCTGCACCGCGATGCCGTGCACAAGCAGCTGCGCGGCCGGCGCGGCGCGCGGCTCACCGCCGTCACCTCCGGCGGCACCATCCCCGACACCGCCGACTACCTGGTGGTGCTGGAACCGCAGGCGACCATCGTCGGCACCGTCAACGAGGACTTCGCCATCGAAAGCCTCGCCGGCGACGTATTCCAGCTCGGCAACACCAGCTACCGCATCCAGCGCGTGGAGCCGGGCAAGCTGCGGGTGGAAGACGCCAAGGGCGTGCCGCCGAACATCCCGTTCTGGCTGGGCGAGGCGCCCGGGCGCAGCGACGAACTGTCCTTCGGCGTGTCGCGCCTGCGCGAAGAAATCAACGCGCGACTGGGCGAAGCCCCCGTAGGAGCGCACCCTGTGCGCGACAGCTTTTCGGCCGAACACGCATCAGAGCGTTCGCGCACAGGGTGCGCTCCTACGTGGCTGCGCGACACCCTGGGCCTGAACGAATCCGCCGCCCAGCAGCTGGCCGACTATCTCGCCCGCGCCAAGGCCGCGCTGGGCGAACTGCCCACGCAGTCCACCATCGTCTTCGAGCGCTTCTTCGACGAATCCGGCGGCACCCAGCTGGTGATCCACACGCCCTACGGCAGCCGGCTCAACCGCGCCTGGGGGCTGGCGCTGCGCAAGCGCTTCTGCCGCCAGTTCAACTTCGAGCTGCAGGCGGCGGCCACCGAGGACGCGATCGTGCTGTCGCTGTCCACCAGCCACAGCTTTCCGCTGATCGAGGTGGCGCATTACCTGCACTCGTCCAGCGCCGAGCACGTGCTGACCCAGGCACTGCTGGATGCGCCGCTGTTCCCCACGCGCTGGCGCTGGGCCGCGGTCACCGCGCTGGCGCTGCCGCGCTTCGCCGGCGGCAAGAAGGTGCCGCCGCAACTGCAGCGCATGAAGAGCGAGGACCTGCTCGCCACCGTGTTCCCCGACCAGGTCGCCTGCCTGGAGAACATCGTCGGCGAGCGCGAAGTGCCCGACCACCCGCTGGTCACCCAGACCCTGCACGACTGCCTGCGCGAGGCGATGGACACCGACGGCCTGCTCGCCCTGCTGCGCGGCATGGAAGAGGGCCGCATCAAAGTGATCGCGCGCGACCTGGCCGCGCCCAGCCCGCTGGCCAGCGAAGTGCTCACCGCCGCGCCCTACGCCTTCCTCGACGACGCGCCGCTGGAGGAACGCCGCACCCAGGCCGTGCAGGCGCGCCGCTGGGGCGACGTGGAAGACGCCGACGACCTCGGCCGGCTCGATCCCGACGCCATCGCCGCGGTGCGCGAGGAAGCCTGGCCGCAGGTGCGCGACGCCGACGAGATGCACGACGCGCTGACCGTGCTCGGCGGCATCACCGATGCCGAAGTCGCGGCCAACGCCGGCTGGGACGCGCACCTGCGCGCGCTGGCCAAGGCGCATCGCGCCACGCGCCTGAACCTCATGCCGGACGCCGCTATCTGGGTCGCCGCCGAACGCCTGCCGCTGTGGCAGGCCGTGCATCCGCACGCCACGCGGCAACCGGCCATCGACGCCCCCACCGAATACACGGCGCAAACCTGGACACCCGAAGACGCCCTGCGCGAGCTGCTGCGCGGTCGACTCGGCGGCCTGGGTCCGACCCCGGTGCCGCCGCTGGCCGCCGCGCTGGGCGTGGACACCGGCGACGTCGAGCTGGCGCTGATCCGCCTGCAGTCCGAGGGCTACGTGATGCAGGGGCACTTCAGCCCCGACGCGCCCGCCATCGAATGGTGCGAGCGCCACCTGCTGGCGCGCATCCACCGCTACACGCTGGGCCGGCTGCGCCGCGAGATCGCCCCGGTGAGCCGGCGCGACTTCCTGCGCTTCCTGTTCGACTGGCAGCACGTCACCCCGGCCACGCGCATGAGCGGCCCGGACGCGCTGCCCGCCGTGCTGGCGCAACTGGAAGGCTACGAAGCCGCCGCCGGCGCCTGGGAAGCCGAGCTGCTGCCCGCCCGCCTCGACGACTACGGCAGCCGCTGGCTGGACGAGCAATGCCGCGCCGGTCGCATCGGCTGGAGCCGGCTGCGCCCCGGCGGCAGCGGAGGCGGACCGGTGCGCGCCACGCCCATCGTGCTGCTGCCGCGACGGCAGATGGGCGTGTGGGCCGCGGTCGCGGAGCGCGACGACGCCGACGCACCCGCGCTGTCCTCCCGCGCGCAGGCGGTGGCCGATGCGCTGCGCGACGAGGGCGCGCTGTTCTTCGACGAACTGATGGCCGGCACCCGCCTGCTGCGCACCGAGCTGGAAGACGCGCTGGGCGAGCTGGTCGCCGCCGGCCGCGTCACCGCCGACAGCTTCGCCGGCCTGCGCGCCCTGCTGCTGCCCGCGGCCAAGCGCGACAACCCGCGCCATCGACGCGTGCGCCACCAAAACATGAGCACCCTCGAAGACGCCGGCCGCTGGGCGCTGGTGCGCGCCCGCGCACCGCGCGAGGCCAGCGACGAAGCGCACCGCCGCGAACAGGTCGAGCACGTCGCCCGCACCCTGCTGCAACGCTACGGCGTGGTGTTCTGGAAACTGCTGGAACGCGAAGCCGCCTGGCTGCCGAGCTGGCGCGAACTGCGCCACGTCTACCAGCGGCTGGAAGCGCGCGGCGAAATCCGCGGTGGTCGCTTCGTCGACGGCCTGGTCGGCGAACAGTTCGCCCTGCCCGACGCCATCCCCGCCCTGCGATCCATCGCCCGCCGCGAAGCGGCCGGCGAACTCGTCGTCATCAGCGGCTGCGACCCGCTCAACCTCACCGGCAACGTGCTCGCCGGCGAGCGCATC